The genomic window GTAGTCTAGAACAACAAGGACAGTTAGTCATAACCTTAAATCCTCTTATTAAAGAGTTATTGATCGGAATAAACGTAGTTCAAAGGAAAAGAGTTGTTTATAAAATAAGTATTTCTATCTAGAGAATAGTTAGGGAATATGAGGTTTGTGTGAGGAAAACAATAATCAGCAATACTTCGTAACTTTTATACATAAAATTTGAAGCGTTTAATTAGGTGATAGGGGATAGGGGACAGGTGATAGGGGACAGGTGACAGGTGACAGGTGATAGGTGACAGGTGACAGGTGAGAGTCAATTACCAATGACTAATGACCTGCTCCTCAACCTCCCCTGCTCCCCCTGCCTTCTTCTGTCACTGATAAAAAAGGTATTGGCGAACTCAAACTATTGGGGAAATGGGATATTCATCAATACCCTGTTGAACTAATTAAACGAGTTAGGATTGTGCGTAGAGCCGATGGGTGCTATGTGCAGTTTTGCGTCAAAGTGGATAACCTGCAAGATGCACCATTAACAACAAGTGCTATCGGTATTGATGTTGGGTTGGAATATTTCTACTCTGATTCTTCTGGCAACCATGAAGAAAACCCACGGTATCTCCGCAAGGCTGAGAAAGATATAAAACGGGTTCAACGTAACATTTACAAAAAGAAAAAAGGGTCATCTGGTAGAAGAAAAGCGCGTGGTATTTATGCTCGTAAACATTTAAGAGTAACAAGACAAAGGAATGAACACGCTCTTGTACTAGCGCGTAACTTATGCCTAGCTAACGCTAAGGTCGTCTTGGAAGATTTAAATGTTTCCGGCTTGGTGAAAAACCATAAACTAGCCAAAAGCATAACAGATGCTTCTTGGTACAACTTCCGCCAGTGGCTCGAATACTTTGGAGGGAAGTTTGGGAGAGAAATTATTGCAGTCCCTCCCCACTTCACAAGCCAGGAATGCAGTAATTGTGGTGCGAGAGTCCAGAAATCTCTTAGTACTCGGACTCATTCTTGTCCACATTGCGGATATACAGAACAACGCGATGTGAATGCTGCCAAAGTAATTTTAAGTCGTGTGAACGCTACCGGAGGGCATCCGGGAAGTAACGCCAGTCGAGATGTTCCCTCTACTTCTATTGGTCGTAAGACCTGTAAAAGCAAGGAACGTCAGTGACGCTGGAATCCCCCGGCTTTAGTCGTGGGGAGTGTCAATAATATCCTCACAAGATCCTCAAATTATCTTCCTATAACCGGATGTGTAGGACTTAGGCGCAGGCGCGGCGGCAAAATATCCGCTAAGAGTAAGAAAAATATTACTCAGGACTCAGCACTGAGTGCGGTCAAATCCTCTTTTCTGTCCCCTGTCCCCTGTCCCCTGTGTTGCTGTTATTAGGAATATCAGACATGGTAAACACACTGCTAAATCCACAACCAGCTAATTTATCCTCTAGAGAACAAGCTTTAGTATTATCTTTCCATGAAGTGGGGATTGCAGACATCCCCCTCGTGGGGGGTAAAAATGCTTCCTTGGGGGAAATGATTCAGCAACTTAAACGCAAAGGCGTAAAAGTTCCCACTGGGTTTGCAACAAGTGCTTATGCTTATAGATATTTCATTTCTGCGGCTGGGATAGAAACACGACTCAGAGAGATTTTTGCAGATTTAGATGTTGAGGATGTGAAAAATCTCCGCCAGTGTGGGAAGCAAGCTAGATTGTTGATGCTGCAAACTCCTTTTCCGCAAGATTTACAGGATGCGATCGCCACAGCATACGCTACTCTATGTCAAGAGTATGGTGCAGATACTGATGTGGCTGTACGTTCTAGCGCGACGGCTGAAGATTTACCCGATGCTAGCTTTGCAGGACAACAAGAAACTTATTTAAATGTCCACGGGTTGCAAGGAGTTCTAAAATCTTGTCACAAGTGTTTTGCTTCTATTTTTACTGACCGCGCCATTTCGTACCGTCAAATTAAAGGCTTCGACCACTTCAACATTGCCCTGTCTGTCGGCGTACAAAAAATGGTACGTTCTGATTTGGCTAACTCTGGGGTGATGTTCTCCATCGACACAGAGACAGGTTTTAAAGATGCAGCTTTGATTACCGCCGCCTATGGTTTAGGTGAAAATGTTGTTCAAGGCGCAGTTAATCCAGATGAATATTTAGTATTTAAACCCACTCTAAAACAGGGATTCCGTTCCATTATTCAAAAACGCCTCGGTACGAAAGAAATTAAAATGGTCTACGACCTAGGCGGATCAAAATTAACTAAAAATATTTCTGTTGCACCATCAGAACGCAATGTTTTCGCCCTCAATGACGACGAAATTTTACAATTAGCAAACTGGGCTTGCATTATTGAAGAACACTATTCTCAAGTGCGTGGTGTCTATACACCAATGGATATTGAATGGGCAAAAGATGGCTTGACTAATGAATTATTTATTGTCCAAGCCCGTCCTGAAACAGTGCAGTCCCAAAAAACCAAAAACGTACTGCGTAATTATCGCTTGTTAGCGACTGGGGAAGGAAATCCCCAATCCCCAATCCCCAGTACCCAGCCCCCAGTCCCCATTATCATTGGTCGTAGTGTTGGGGAAATGATTGGACAGGGTAAAGCCAGAGTAATTCTCGATGTCCATCAAATTGGTCAGTTTCAAGCCGGGGAAGTGTTGGTAACAAATCGCACTGACCCAGATTGGGAACCTATTATGAAACGCGCCAGCGCGATTGTGACTAACTCCGGTGGTAGAACTTGTCACGCTGCGATTATAGCTAGAGAAATGGGTATTCCCGCGATCGTTGGTTGTGGTAATGCGACTACAATTATTAAAACTGGGCAAGAAGTTACAGTTAGTTGTGCTGAAGGCGAAACAGGTAAAGTCTATCCTGGGTTATTACCTTACGAAGTGAAAGAAATCCCCTTAGAGAAATTGCCCCGCACCCACACCCAAATTATGATGAATTTGGGCAATCCCGAAGAAGCGTTTGGTTTAACTAATATTCCTAACGATGGTGTGGGATTGGCGCGGATGGAATTTATTATTAACAACCACATCAAAGCGCACCCCTTAGCATTGATTCATTTTGATGAGTTAGAAGACGAACTAGCAAAATATAAAATTGCTGAATTAACCGCCCAATACACAGATAAAACCCAATTCTTCGTTGACCAACTCGCCCAAGGTATTGCGACCATCGCCGCCGCCTTTTATCCTAAACCTGTAATTGTGCGTCTCTCCGACTTCAAGAGTAACGAGTACGCGAACTTGTTGGGTGGTAGACAGTTTGAACCTTTAGAAGAAAACCCGATGATTGGCTGGCGTGGTGCTTCTCGCTATTATGATCCTCGTTACCGTGAAGGTTTCGCCCTAGAGTGTCAAGCCATGAAACGGGTACGGGATGAGATGGGTTTAACCAACGTGATTTTAATGATTCCCTTCTGTCGCACCCCCAACGAAGGACGACGGGTATTAGCTGAGATGGAAAAACATGGTTTGGTGCGGGGAGAGAATGAATTGCAAGTCTATGTGATGTGCGAGTTACCCAGTAATGTGCAGCTAGCAGACGAATTTTGTCAAGTTTTTGATGGTTTCTCCATTGGTTCTAATGACCTGACACAGTTGACACTGGGATTAGACAGAGATTCGGAATTAGTCGCCCATTTATTTGACGAACGGGACGAAGCCGTCAAGCGAATGATAGCGAAAGCGATCGCCACTGTCAAACAATACGGACGCAAAATTGGCATCTGTGGTCAAGCACCTAGCGACTACCCAGAATTTGCTCGCTTTTTAGTAGAACAAGGCATTGATTCTATTAGTCTCAATCCTGATTCTGTCCTGAAGACAATGTTAGAAATTGCGGACGCAGAAGGCAAGTCAAAATTAAAAACATAGAATTTTAATTTGAATTTACACTGAACGTCTTTGAATTATTAGTTATTAGTTTTTCATCATGGAATACTAATAAATAATAACTCAGGACTCATAACTCAGGACTCGTAACTCTTAATTATGTTTAACAAAATTTTAGTCGCGTTGAACAACAATGAAATGGGGCAGCAGGTTTTTGCACACGCCCTAACCTTAGCAACAGCAAGTAATGCAGAATTGTTATTGTTACACGTTATCTCACCTTTTAATGATGATTATCTCAACGCTTCCGCAATGGAAACACAAACTCACTATGGGACTTCTCAAACTCATGGTGTGGAATATTATGTGGGTCAATGGGAAAATTTAAAGCAAGAAGGAATTGAGTTTTTGACCCTGTTAAATAATCAAGCGATCGCTAAAGGCATAACAGCAGATTTTACTCAAGAACTCGGCGAACCCAGCCGGATTATATGTGACATTAGCCGGAGTTGGAACGCTGATTTAATTGTTTTAGGTCGTCGGGGACTAAGTGGATTAAGTGAATTTTTCCTAGGTAGCGTTAGCAATTATGTATTACATCATGCGCCCTGTTCTGTGTTAACAGTTCAAGGTTTAACTTCTGTGACTCCTGATAATCTCGTGACAGCATCAGCAATGTGAGAGGTTAAGCATATAAGGGTAGTAACTGATTATCTCCCTCATCCCCAATCCCCTGTCCCCTATCTTTCTTGGTAGACTAAGGTAAATTGCTAGAGGAAGCGTTGATGGCAAAAACAACCGGGGTGAAAAATGAAACGGAAACATCTGTACAAGAATTGCCTGTAGTTTCAGAAATTGAAGAGACTGTGACAACAGAAGATACGCCTGAAACAGTGGAAGGTGTGCAGGATGTACAGGATGTTCAAGATATCGATGAAATCTTAAACTCTCTTAAAGGCTTACTGAGTGCTTTAGAAAAGCTGCAAAAAGTTCGGCAAGACGTGGGCGATATCAAACCTTTGATTGGGCGGATGCTAGACGGTGAACTAGTTGCTGGTGAAGAACTGGATCAACTCAAAACAGGTGTAAACAGTCTATCTCGTCTGGTTCGTGCTTATAGCGACCATCAAACAGCACTGACTAAAGCACAACCTGCGAGGAATTTGCTCGATCAAGTGTTGAAAGTGTGAGGGAGAGGTGACAGGTGACAGGTGATAGGTGATAGGTGACAGGTGACAGGTGACAGGGGAGAGAGTAACTCATCCCCAATTACGAATTACGAATTACGAATTACGAATTACGAATTACGAATTACGAATTACGAACTGCGTAACATTCGCCATTGCTTTCCAGCCTAAAAATTTACCTATAGGTTCTGCCCTTTGAATGGCTATGCGGGTGAAACTGCCGCCTACTTTTTCATACCATTTATATAAGGTTTGCTCACCTTCTATAGTGACGACATTAGCAACTAAAAGTCCGTCGGGGCGTAATGCTTGCCAACAAATGTCAAATAATCCATCGGCTGTGACTCCACCACCAATAAAGATAGCGTCTGGTTGGGGTAAGTCTTTCAGGGCTGATGGTGCTTTCCCCGCAACGATTTTTAAATTGGGAGTACCCAAAGCGGCGGCATTATCAGCAATATATTGCAGTCTAGTAGAATTTTGTTCAATAGCGATCGCCTGACATCTAGGATGAGTTCGCATCCATTCTATCGATATCGAGCCACAACCCGCCCCTACATCCCAAAGTAATTGTCCTGGTGTGGGTGCGAGGGTAGAAAGAGTAACAGCCCTAACTTCCCGTTTCGTTAGCTGTCCATCATGGTGATAAGCGTCATCTGGTAATCCTGGTAGCCTAGATAAAGGTATAATTCCAGCATCAGCAAGACAATGTACTGCGATCGCATTTAAATCTGCAATATCTCCTGTCTCCAATTTTGCGGCTGTCCCTGTGATTATCCTTTCATGAACACCACCCATCCGTTCCAAAACAGTGATTTGACTGCTACCAAAACCGCGCTGTCTGAGAATTTCAGCCACAACCCCCGGCGTATCTTTCCCTGCACTCAAAATTAACAACCGCGCACCAGGATATATATAATACTGAAGCAAAGCCGGCGGACGACCGCATAAACTCAAAGTTTCCACCTCAGTTAAAGACCATCCCAACCTAGAACAAGCGAGACTAAAAGCTGAAGGTGCAGGGATAATCGTCATTTCCGAAATGGGAATATGTCGTATCAAAGTAGCACCCACCCCATAACAGAGAGGATCACCACTAGCCAAAACACAAACCGACCTACCGCGACGCTGGATAATTGCGTCTATAGAACTACTAATAGGAGAAGACCAAGATATTTTCTCCCGTTCATCATCAGTAGGTAACATAGCCAAATGGCGATCGCCTCCCACAATTATCTCAGCACCAGCCACCAGAGAACAAGCGATCGCACCCAATCCCGCCAACCCATCCTCACCAATACCCACAACAGCCAGCCATTTCCCCCTCACGTCGCTTCGCTCCGAATTCAAAATTCAAAATTCAAAATTAATGACCCTCATAAATAAATTTAGGGGTTTACATCCTTTTTGCGGTCATAACCTCCTCTTAGCGCACCTCCGCGTTAACCTCCGCGCACCTTTGCGTTTCAACCCCCACCATATCATGGTAGACTAGCAAGGCTTGAGGTTGGGAAACTCTGGTGAGATTCCGGGACTGTGCCGCAGCTGTAATAAAAACACAAAAAAGTTTTTGAGTCAGAATGCCAACTTCAAGATAATTCGTAATTCGTAATTCGTAATTCGTAATTAAAGGGTTTGAATCCCCAACTAATTCGATTACTAATTATTTCAAGAGATCGTCGTCTACTCCCTGCGTCGCACGGGGAAGGAGTTGGAGTCTTGCTGTCTGGTTCTACACCTTGTCCTGGTTTATTTTATGCCACACCTGCCCAAGATGGAATACTATCTCGCATTAGAATACCAGGTGGAATAATTAATAGTAAACAATGTCAGGCGATCGCAGATATCGCCGACAAATACGGTGGTGGCTACATAGACGTAACCAACCGCGCCAACCTGCAAATCCGAGAAATTCGCGAAGGGATAGAACCTGAAGTCCTCCAACAACTCCAGGACTTAGGATTAGGTTCTAACAACAGTGGTGTAGACCAAATCCGCAATATTATGACCAGTCCCACAGCTGGTATTGACCCTCAAGAACTCATCGATACCCGTCCCTTTGTTCAAAACTGGGACAACTACATTACCCAACATTCCACCTTATCAGGACTATCCGCAAAATTTAGCGTTTGTTTTGATGGTGGTGGTTTAGTTTCCGTTTGCGATCGCCCCAACGATATCACATTAGCAGCGATCGCCATAGACAACAAAACCTACTTTCGCCTCTATCTCAGCGCAGGCGCAAAAGGAAAACCCCCCACCGACACCAGAATTATCTTACCCCCCGAACACTCCCTAAAAGTCCTAGCCGCCTTCACTCAAATCTATCTAACTCACTCTCATCCTCTCTGCGCCTCTGCGCCTCTGCGTGAAAAAATCAATCCCCATACTCAACGCAAACCAAGACTAAGAGAAGTAATCAATCACCTAGGCTTAGATAATTATCTCCAAGAAGTCGAGCAGAGATTACCATTTTACTGGAAGAGAAAAGACCTCACCCCAGAACAAAGGTCAAATACCCAATATCACCACATTGGCATCCATCCCCAACACCAACCAGAGTTATATTACATCGGCATAGTCTTACCCCTAGGTCGCCTAGAAACGCAGCAACTACGCGGTTTAGCCGACTTATCCGAAAAATACAGTCATGGAACACTCCGACTTACCCCCTGGCAGAATTTACTACTAACAGACATTCCCCAACAAAAACTTACTGAGGTTCAAAGAGAAATTACTGATTTAAAATTAGATGCCTCACCAACTAACATTAAAAGTGCCTTAGTAGCTTGTTCTGGAAATCAGGGGTGTGCAGCTGCGGCGACAGATACCAAAACTCACGCCCTAGCATTAGCAGACTATCTCCAATCCCACGTCACCTTAGAACATCCCGTAAATATCCACCTAAGCGGCTGTGAAAAATCCTGCGCCCAGCATGGTAAAAGTGATATTGCTTTACTCGGTGTCAGTGAGGAACGCTATCAAGTCTATGTGGGAGACAGTAACCAAAAATTTGGACGTGAACTCTATGATGATGTAAGCTTTACCGACTTACCCGCTCTCATGGAGCAGATGTTAAATGTGTATAAAAACAAACGCTTAAATCCCGCCGAATCTTTTGGGGAATTTGCCAACCGCTACCCACACACCCAACTACAACAGTTATTCTCTCATCCCAACTCCATGCCTGAATACATCCGTGATGCCAATGAAATCTACCGTAATTCCTTCGCCATCATTCGTTCGGAAGCCAATCTAGATATACTACCCGCAGATGTAGCTAAAGTTGCAGTGCGTCTCATTCATGCCTGTGGAATGACGGATATCGTCACAGACCTAGGATATTCAGCAACGGCGGTACAGTCAGCCAGGGAAGCACTAGCAGCAGGCGCACCGATTTTGTGTGATTGTCGTATGGTAGCTGACGGAGTAACGAGGAAACGTTTATCTGCCAATAACCAAGTAATCTGCACCCTCAACGAGCCAGAAGTCCCAGAATTAGCGAAAAAATTGGGTAATACTAGGTCGGCGGCGGCTTTGGAATTATGGCAACCTTACCTAGCAGGGGCAGTAGTCGCCATTGGTAACGCACCCACAGCATTATTTAGATTACTAGAAATGTTAGATCAAGGATGTCCTAAACCGGCAGTGATTTTAGGTTTTCCCGTGGGATTTGTGGGTGCAGCCGAATCAAAAGCCGCATTGGCAGCAGATAGCCGCAATGTACCATTTTTAACTTTACATGGTCGGCGCGGTGGCAGTGCGATCGCCGCCGCCGCAGTTAACGCCCTCGCAACGGAGGAAGAATAATCATGACAGATAAAGGTCGTCTATATGGAGTTGGTGTAGGGCCAGGAGATCCAGAACTATTGACCCTGAAAGCCTTGCGGCTATTGCGTGCTGCACCCGTGATTGCCTATCAGTCAGCCACAGATAAAGAGAGTATAGCGCGAGCGATCGTTTCCCAATATCTCACAGGGGAACAAATCGAAGTAGCCTATCACCTCCCCCGCGCCTTAGAACCAGAAAAAGCCCAGGAAATTTACGACCAAGAAGTTGCACCCATCGCCGCACATCTAGCAGCCGGACGGGATGTAGTAGTAGTGTGTGAAGGCGACCCGTTTTTTTACGGTTCATTTATGTATGTATTTACACGCCTATCTGAACACTACGAAACGGAAGTCGTCCCCGGAGTATCTTCATTAATGGCGTGTGCTGTGTCCTTGGGTGTACCGTTCACCTACTACAACGATGTTCTCACAGTTTTACCTGCACCCCTCCCAGCCGAAGAACTCACCACAAAATTACTGACAACCGATGCAGCCGCCATTATGAAACTCGGTCGCCACTTTACCAAAGTGCGAGATATCCTGCATAAATTAGGACTAGCATCACGGGCGTTATATATTGAACGGGCAACAACAGCACACCAAAGGATTGTACCCATAGATGAGGTTGATCCGGCTGAAGTACCTTATTTTGCCATGATTGTCATACCTAGTAAGAATAGGTTATAGAAGTTTCAGTAAAAATTAATTTCTACAGCCTGTTTGATCAACTAAGTAGAACGACTTGAAAAAACCAAACTATGTAAAGTAATGTAATGTAAAAAAATTGTATTTAGTTCGTAGTAAGGACTTTAGTCCTCTCTGCGAGACGCTGCTCGAACACTACAAACCTTTAATTATTTACACCGTTCTACTTAATACCAGCGAAAAATATTTAGTATTTTTGTACTATGTAATAGCAATTATTTGTTAATATAGTATGTATACGCGCTAATATGAGATTTATTTGCTATGTTAGTGAGCTTGATTCAGTTTGCGGGTCTGACCTATGATTAATTGTCTAGATGTAGCTCGCTACTTTATTGTGAGAGCCTACGAAGATGGTATAGAAGCAGAAATGACAAATATGAAAGTTCAAAAGCTTCTGTACTATTCACAAAGCTTGCATTTAGCCTTGTATAATCAGCCATTGTTTGATGAAGAAATCCAAGCATGGCGATATGGGCCTGTGTGTCCGCCAGCTTACAGATTTTACAGTGAATTTGAGGCTCAACAATTACCCATACCTAGTCAAGAATTTTTATCCCAGATTCCTCATGAGCAGAAAAAGCTTTTAGCAGAAGTTTGGGAATATTTTGGTGGTTATCATGCTTATCGACTTAGTGGTATGACTCATTTGGAATTTCCTTGGAAGAAAGCGCGTAAGGGTTTACCTGATGATGCTGGTTCAACAGAGCCAATTTTGTTGGAAGATATGAAGGCATTAGGTTGTAAAAAGCTTGATTTAATAGAGCGTGAAAATCCTGCTTATGAATTTGTAATGTCTAAAGTGTTGGAAGACAGTTGTAATTCAGAATCCTCAACTCGTATTGCTAAAGGAGAAGTGCGTGACTGGCTCAACTCCCTTCTCGATTGAGAAATCTGATAATTTTCAGCGTTCTTTTAAAAAACTTGCAAAGTTTCATGGAACTGGTTTTGTAGAATTAGTCGCCCAGGTTTTGGAAGATTTGCTAGAAGACTCCTATCCCTACAACTGCCGTCAAGAACCTTTACCTGGAAAGATTCGACTACCTGAAGAATGGACATTTCATAAGTTAGAACTGAGATTTTCCAAAGGAGCTTCAGGACAAATTAGATTGATGTATTTGGTTAATGCTACTACTTCTACAATCAAGCTTGTTTGGATTTATAGTCATGAGCAGTTTACAAAACGTCCTGGTGATGCAGATTTGAAAAGTGTTATTCAAGAAATACTAGACTGCTAAAACTATTAACTAAAATATAAATTCCAAAGCTCAATAACTTTCATGAACAAGGTTGCACCTGCTGTTATAGTCTTAAGTCAAAATAGTGTTACACTAGCCCGCAAAATCATCACCGTCTTACCAGGAGCAACACTCTACGGGTTAGCAGGACGTACCTGTGATGTTGATATCAGCTTCACTAATTTCGGCGACACACTGCGGGAATTGTTCGCCCAAGGTACACCCCTAATTGGGATTTGTGCGGCGGGTATTCTTATCAGAACCCTAGCACCCCTGATTTCCGACAAACGCCAAGAACCGCCAGTGTTAGCTGTAGCTGAGGATGGTAGCGCGGTTGTCCCGCTTTTGGGGGGACTCAATGGAGTCAATGATTTAGCGCGGCGCATTGCTGAGGTCTTAGATACCCAAGCAGCAATTACCACTACAGGCGATATCCGTTTCCGCACTGCGTTGTTATCTCCTCCCCCTGAGTATCATTTAGCTAACCCAGAGGATGCTAAAACATTTATCTCTGATTTATTAGCAGGGGAGCAGGTAAAGTTGGAAGGAACTGCACCTTGGTTAAGTAATAGTCAGTTACCCATTGACCCCAAAGGCAATTTAACCATCCAAGTCACAGAACGCTGTGTGATTCCTACAGCTAACTGTTTGGTTTATCATCCTAAAAATATTGCGATCGCCATTACTCACCCTGATGTTACTCTAGACTTAGTACAAGCATTACTAGCCAACGCAGACATCGCCAGCGCAGCCATCGCCGGCATATTTGCACCCATCACCATTGCCGCCTATGCAAACATACACACCATAGCCGACTTCTACGGTGTGCCGACGCGGTTCTTCCGTGAAGACTTAGCAGCAGAAGCATTAGCCTTAACAGCGACAGGTAGAGATGGTAAATTACTTAACTCATTATCGCAGATAGCGATCGCCTACGATGGGCGGTATGCGATCGCTATTTCTCCCCAACCCATAGACCCCAACACCATCGGTCAACCCCAGGGAAGGTTAGCAATTATCGGTACAGGCCCCGGTAGTTCTCAATGGATGTCACCGGAAGTCAAAGAAATTCTCAAATCTGCCACTGACTTAGTAGGCTACAAAACTTATCTAGATTTAGTCGGTTCTCTCGCAGCAGGAAAACAACGCCATGAGTCAGACAACCGCGAAGAAATTGCACGGGCGACAATGGCCTTAGATTTAGCAGCTAATGGACGCTATGTAGTCGTAGTTTCTTCCGGCGACCCTGGCATCTATGCAATGGCTACGGCTGTATTTGAAGTTTTCGACCACCACCACAAACCGGAATGGGACAGTATTGATATTCACGTCGCACCCGGAATTTCCGCCATGCAAGCCGCCGCCGCCGCCGTTGGCGCACCCTTGGGACATGATTTTTGTACGATTTCCTTATCGGACATTTTAAAACCTTGGTCAATTATTACACAACGGATTGCGGCTGCTGCTGAAGCTGACTTTGCTATTGCCTTCTATAATCCTGTTTCTAAAGACCGGACTTGGCAATTAGCTGATGCCAGAGATATTTTACTCCGTTACAGAACCCCCAACACTCCCGTAATTTTAGCGCGAAATCTCGGCAGGCCAGGACAGACGGTAAAAGTAATTACCCTTGACCAGTTAACACCAGATGTTGCAGATATGCGGACAGTGATTATTGTTGGTTCTAGCCAAACTAAAATCATCAACCGCATTGATGGTAGTGTTAGCGTCTATACACCCAGGCGGTATTACAAATAATTCGTAATTCGTAATGGACTTCTCTACGAGACGCTACGCGAACGTCCCGCTACGCTCTAAGCGTAGCTATGCCGCAGGCTTTACGTAATTCGTAATTAAACACCAATGCCCTATGCCCCATGCCCAAAATTGTTTAATTTTGAATTTTGAATTTTGAATTTTGAATTGATTAGCCCCATGCCCATATTAAAATTTTATGTATTAAATAATGCACAGATGCGTAACAATGAAATTATAAATCAAAACAATGTAACACGATAATTCATTATAAATTCTTTTGGGCTAGGTGTTGGTTATCGTCAAGGCTTTTCAGCATCACTATGACACACATCTTACACATATAGATTAATAATAACTGTTTTAGGGTAGGCATTGTTACTTTTAGGTTGTTGGCAATGCTTACTTTACCCTGAACTGAAACATTAACACAGCTTAATTATAGTAATTTTGCTCTATTTCTGGCATAGATTGC from Nostoc sp. UHCC 0870 includes these protein-coding regions:
- the cobJ gene encoding precorrin-3B C(17)-methyltransferase — its product is MNKVAPAVIVLSQNSVTLARKIITVLPGATLYGLAGRTCDVDISFTNFGDTLRELFAQGTPLIGICAAGILIRTLAPLISDKRQEPPVLAVAEDGSAVVPLLGGLNGVNDLARRIAEVLDTQAAITTTGDIRFRTALLSPPPEYHLANPEDAKTFISDLLAGEQVKLEGTAPWLSNSQLPIDPKGNLTIQVTERCVIPTANCLVYHPKNIAIAITHPDVTLDLVQALLANADIASAAIAGIFAPITIAAYANIHTIADFYGVPTRFFREDLAAEALALTATGRDGKLLNSLSQIAIAYDGRYAIAISPQPIDPNTIGQPQGRLAIIGTGPGSSQWMSPEVKEILKSATDLVGYKTYLDLVGSLAAGKQRHESDNREEIARATMALDLAANGRYVVVVSSGDPGIYAMATAVFEVFDHHHKPEWDSIDIHVAPGISAMQAAAAAVGAPLGHDFCTISLSDILKPWSIITQRIAAAAEADFAIAFYNPVSKDRTWQLADARDILLRYRTPNTPVILARNLGRPGQTVKVITLDQLTPDVADMRTVIIVGSSQTKIINRIDGSVSVYTPRRYYK